A window of the Gossypium hirsutum isolate 1008001.06 chromosome A05, Gossypium_hirsutum_v2.1, whole genome shotgun sequence genome harbors these coding sequences:
- the LOC107959551 gene encoding laccase-14, whose translation MGSEKQGFIWLSALLFLNIFVLSTADVHYYEFSLQESTFTKLCSTKIILTVNGSFPGPEIRVRRGDTVVVNVHNQANYAVSLDWEGVEDTIDGSNNTIQPGENFTYNIELGDEIGTLRWHATSAWAAATVHGAFVILPVANKDYPFPAPTSDQTIILGEWFREELTEANQTIAPGSADAYTINGYPGETYGCSNDTTFEMQVDYQGLYLVRVINAVANETMLFDIERHRLTIVGQNGTYTNRSFTSSLTLAPGQVIDVLLSPNQNVGHYYITARSSSGRHITNGILRYTTTTTSF comes from the exons atGGGTTCTGAAAAGCAAGGGTTTATATGGTTATCAGCGCTTTTGTTTCTGAATATCTTTGTCTTATCCACAGCCGATGTCCACTATTACGAGTTTTCT TTGCAAGAATCCACGTTCACAAAGCTGTGTAGCACGAAGATCATCTTGACCGTCAATGGCAGCTTTCCAGGGCCTGAGATTCGGGTCCGCAGAGGGGACACAGTTGTTGTCAATGTCCACAATCAAGCAAACTATGCTGTTTCCCTCGACTG GGAGGGCGTTGAGGATACAATTGATGGTTCGAATAATACAATTCAGCCAGGGGAAAACTTCACTTACAATATAGAGTTAGGGGATGAAATAGGAACTCTGAGGTGGCACGCTACCAGTGCTTGGGCTGCTGCAACCGTCCACGGTGCCTTTGTCATTTTGCCAGTAGCCAATAAAGACTATCCTTTCCCTGCACCTACTTCTGATCAAACAATTATACTTG GGGAATGGTTCAGGGAAGAGTTAACGGAAGCTAATCAAACCATAGCTCCTGGCTCAGCAGATGCTTACACTATCAATGGCTATCCCGGAGAAACATATGGATGCAGCAACG ATACAACTTTTGAGATGCAAGTAGATTACCAGGGCCTTTACCTTGTTCGCGTGATAAATGCTGTTGCCAATGAAACAATGCTGTTTGACATCGAAAGACACAGATTGACGATTGTCGGACAAAATGGGACCTATACCAATCGTTCCTTTACAAGTTCTTTAACCCTAGCCCCAGGGCAAGTTATTGACGTCTTGTTGAGTCCAAACCAAAATGTTGGCCATTATTACATCACTGCTCGATCTTCCTCCGGCAGACATATTACCAATGGAATTCTGCGATATACCACCACTACCACTAGTTTTTAA